A region of the Acidimicrobiales bacterium genome:
TCGCGCTTTACCGATCAGCCGCCCAGCCGCAGATGGCCCAACTGGGCGAGCGTCTCAAGGACGCCGCCGCCCGCCCGGGCCTGGTGATCATCCCAACCGAAGATCAGTACACCGGCGGTGAGGAGCGCGCGCGTTGGGCCGCAGAACAAGCCGGAGCCAAGGTCGCGCTGCTCCCAGGACTCGGTCATTGGTGGATGGTCCAGGATCCGGACAAGGGAGCCGCAGCTCTGCAGGGGTTCTGGTCAGCGATCTGATCTGTGGCCTTCAAGAGCGGCGTCAGACCTTTGTAGCGACGCCCTCGTACATATAGCCGAAGGACTTGGGGCCGCTGACGTTGTAGTTGTCGATCTTGGCGAGCTCTAGGCCGGAAGCTTCGATCAGGTCTTGTATCGGCCGGTTAAGGTGACAGCCACCGGCAACCCGACGTTGGATCGGTGTCAGCCGGTCCTGCCACCGGGAGACTTTCGAATCGGGAGACCGGCCGTGCTCGGCGAAGAAGAACCTTCCCCCCGTTCGAAGCACGCGATAGATCTCTGACAGAGCGCGGTCCACGTCCGGAATCGTGCACAGGGTCCAGGTGGAGAGCACCGAATCGACACTGCCCGACTCGAGTGGGAGTTCGTGCCCGTCCAAGCCCACGAAATCGACAGGGACCGGGCTCTCGGCCAGGCGGCCGGCTGCAAGCTTCCGACCGAGCGTGTCCGGATCCACGGCTCTGACACGGCTCAGGTCCTTCGGGTAGTGAGGAACGTTGTGCCCGGCGCCGAAGCCGATCTCAACCACCTCGCCGCTGAGGTCCGATGCCACGCGCGCACGTATGGGAACGAACTCCTTACGACCCATGACCCAGTTGGTCGCTCGAGGAAGAATCTGCGTTGCGTAGAACCCCATAGACGCAGCCTGTACGAGGTTGCGCCCGATGTCCAGGATGCTCTTCTGATACGGGCCGAGGAACGTCTTCAACATTGTGTCGGCAACCGTTGAACCGCTGCTCTCAGCTCGGGCGCGTCCTTCCGGCCAGCTGAACGCTCCTTTGAGAGCTCGAGTCCAAGATGGTGGGTCATGGCTCGCAGATGACGAGGCGGTAGCCCCAGTCGTATGAGTCGAAATCGAGCAAGTCTTCGTTGCGTTCCGCCCAGCGTCCTGACCTTATGTCCTCGTCGAGGCGGCGCAATCCGGGTTCCAGGATCTCATCGCCAAGCAGAGCCAGAGCCGAGATCGAAAGACGCACATCCGGGTCCAGGTAAGCCTCCGGCCGCTTCCAGTAGGCGCAAAAGAACCCGTCGCTGCAATCCGCAGGTACCCGCACAACCTCGACCCGGCTTGCTTCGAGCACCTGCAGCACGGGTCCCAGCCCCGAGAACATCGACCCACGGAAATACTCTCTTGGGAAATAGTCCCGGGTGAGCCAGAACTCGTCGAGCCAATCCTCGCCCTGGTCGAAGGTGAGAACGACTTGACAAGCAGCAACCCGGCGCATCTCACGCAATCCCTCAGCCGGGTCGCTCCAGTGATGCACTGTGAAAGTGGCCAGTGCAGCGTCGAACGATCGGTCTGGAAACGGCAGCGCGTCGGCCAGCGCTCGCACTACCGGCGCCGCGTTTTGAGGCCGTTGGGCGATCATCACTTCGGACGGTTCGACAGCTACGACCCGGCGAGCAACCGGGCTGTACGCACCGGTACCGGCACCGACGTCGACGACTGTGTCGGCCTGGCCCAACGCCAGCTCGATCTGACGCAGGATTCTCAGGTCGCCGTGACGATGTTGCCCGTAGACAATCCCGATTCGGTCGTAGCGGTAGTCCACTAACAAGAGTATGACGGCGTCGACGCGCTCAGGTGTCACATGACCTGGGCCCATTTTCGCGGTGCCCGGCCGCCTCACACCTCCGGTTATACGAGTGACATTCTGCCCCCCCGCTCTCGCTGGTTGCCCTTCTCGGCGGCGAGGGCATCACGCCGAATCGGCTCCTCAACTCCATCGTTGGGAGAACCTGGTGCGCCGACGTTGTGCGCTCGACCCCAAGTCCGGTCGGTTCCCCAAGTCCTTATGGGCGAACGCGGATGATCGTCTTCCCCTTGCGCCGCTCGGACGGGTTGAGGGCGGCGACGGCGTCGTCGAGGGTCGCGACGTTGCCGATGTTCGTCCGCAATCGTCCGTCCCGCACCCTCTGCACGATCTCAACCAGTTGGCCACGATCGGGCTCGACAACGAAGTCGATCGCCAGGCCGTCGGTGGGCCGCGCCTCGGTCGGCCCGACGATGGTCACAAGCGTTCCTCCGGCTCGAATCAAGCCTGCGGACCGCTGCTGGATGTCGCCGCCGATGACGTCGAACACCAGGTCGACTCCGCCGACGTCTTCCAGGACGTCGTTGTCAAGGTCGACGAACTCCTGCGCGCCGAAGTCGAGCACCTTCTGGCGGTCTGCCGAACGTCCGGTGCCGATGACGTACGCGCCGAACTCGCGTGCGAGTTGCGTCACCATCGTCCCGACTGCGCCGGCCGCCCCGTGTGCAAGCACGCTCTGCCCCGCCTCAAGCCGGCCGTGCTCGAACAACCCTTGCCATGCAGTCAGGCCCGAGATCGGCAGGCTCGCGCCTACCGTGAAGTCGACGTCGCCCGGCAGCGGCGCCAGGTTGCGTGCCTCGATCGCCACGTACTCCGCCAGGGTGCCGTCGCGATACCAGTCCGAGAGCCCGAACACCCGCTCTCCGAGCGACACCCCCGTCGTGCCATAGCCGAGGGCAGTGACCACTCCGGCCAGCTCGTGCCCGAGAATCGACGGGGTCCGGTCACGGCCGACGCGATCGACCGGGGTCGAGGGCCACTCCATCTCATCCGGGACGAATCCCGACGCGTGAACCTCAACCACGACATCGTTTATCGCCGCCTGCGGCTCGGTCCGCTCCACCGCCATCATCCCGGCCGCTCCCGCACCCTGCTCCATCACCACGATCGCCTTCATCCGGCACCTCCCCGTATTCCTTTCTCCCGCTTGGACATACCCATCTACTGGCGGACGGAGGCGCGGCGAACGGCCTTCAACGAGGAGTTGGAGAGTCTGCGGAGAGAACTAGAGCATTTGCCGAAGTAGCGATCGGTCCCAGAACACTGCTTGGGGGCTCGCTGCTTATCCGAGGCCGTCATCGGATGCGCTTACGTTCTCACCCGGAGCGAATGTGGCGACTGGGAACCTCTCGGCTCAAGACCAACCAGCAGGTGCAAA
Encoded here:
- a CDS encoding class I SAM-dependent methyltransferase, whose translation is MDYRYDRIGIVYGQHRHGDLRILRQIELALGQADTVVDVGAGTGAYSPVARRVVAVEPSEVMIAQRPQNAAPVVRALADALPFPDRSFDAALATFTVHHWSDPAEGLREMRRVAACQVVLTFDQGEDWLDEFWLTRDYFPREYFRGSMFSGLGPVLQVLEASRVEVVRVPADCSDGFFCAYWKRPEAYLDPDVRLSISALALLGDEILEPGLRRLDEDIRSGRWAERNEDLLDFDSYDWGYRLVICEP
- a CDS encoding class I SAM-dependent methyltransferase, which gives rise to MLKTFLGPYQKSILDIGRNLVQAASMGFYATQILPRATNWVMGRKEFVPIRARVASDLSGEVVEIGFGAGHNVPHYPKDLSRVRAVDPDTLGRKLAAGRLAESPVPVDFVGLDGHELPLESGSVDSVLSTWTLCTIPDVDRALSEIYRVLRTGGRFFFAEHGRSPDSKVSRWQDRLTPIQRRVAGGCHLNRPIQDLIEASGLELAKIDNYNVSGPKSFGYMYEGVATKV
- a CDS encoding NADP-dependent oxidoreductase gives rise to the protein MKAIVVMEQGAGAAGMMAVERTEPQAAINDVVVEVHASGFVPDEMEWPSTPVDRVGRDRTPSILGHELAGVVTALGYGTTGVSLGERVFGLSDWYRDGTLAEYVAIEARNLAPLPGDVDFTVGASLPISGLTAWQGLFEHGRLEAGQSVLAHGAAGAVGTMVTQLAREFGAYVIGTGRSADRQKVLDFGAQEFVDLDNDVLEDVGGVDLVFDVIGGDIQQRSAGLIRAGGTLVTIVGPTEARPTDGLAIDFVVEPDRGQLVEIVQRVRDGRLRTNIGNVATLDDAVAALNPSERRKGKTIIRVRP